One window of Sphingobacteriales bacterium genomic DNA carries:
- a CDS encoding deoxyribodipyrimidine photo-lyase, giving the protein MKQIIIVWFRNDLRFHDNKVLFRAVQDAG; this is encoded by the coding sequence ATGAAACAAATCATTATTGTCTGGTTTAGAAACGATTTGAGGTTTCACGACAACAAGGTGTTGTTTCGAGCTGTTCAGGATGCCGGATAA
- a CDS encoding deoxyribodipyrimidine photo-lyase codes for MIPVYCIDPRHFVALGFVFTKTGNHRAKLLLERMKDLRHLLRDMGSDLIVSWGKPEEIIFALAYYFRAIAIYCNQKSTDEVSRVEDALDKHLETIQVPLEFFRTTPFIIPPI; via the coding sequence ATCATACCGGTCTATTGCATAGACCCTCGTCATTTTGTTGCCCTCGGGTTTGTATTTACTAAAACCGGAAATCACCGAGCAAAACTTTTATTAGAGAGAATGAAAGATCTCCGGCACTTGTTGAGGGATATGGGTTCCGATTTGATTGTTAGTTGGGGCAAACCCGAAGAAATAATTTTTGCTTTGGCTTATTATTTCCGTGCCATTGCGATTTACTGCAATCAAAAATCCACAGATGAAGTGAGTCGAGTGGAAGATGCCCTCGACAAACACCTTGAAACAATACAGGTTCCGCTTGAGTTTTTTAGGACAACACCCTTTATCATTCCGCCGATTTAG